The nucleotide sequence TCTTTTTCTATTAATGAAAATTTGGATAAAATTTTGATTAAAAGATGGGTTTCAGATGAAATTAATGGATCTTATTCGGCTTGCTATAAAATTGCGACTTTCATGAGTATATATATTAGAATTTTTAGATTAGGGATTGAACCTTTTTTTTTTAAAAAATCTAAAGATTCTGATGCTATATATTATTATGAAGAAATCACTTATATATTTGTTTTATTTGGATTAATTTTTTATGTACTAATATGTGGAAATATTAATATTTTTATGAAATTTTTAATTGATAAAAAATATCATACAGCTATTTCCATCATTCCTATAATAATGATGGGGAATATTTTTTTAGGAATTTACACTAATTTATCTATTTTTTACAAGATTATAGATAAACCTATTATTGGTACTTATATATCTTTAATCGGTGTATTAATTACTTTTTTATTTAATATTATTTTTATTATTATTTATAATAGTTTTATGATTCCTGCTTGGGGGACTTTGATCTCTTATGGATCTATGTTGGTAATTTTATACATTTGGGGAAAGAAACAGTTTTTTAAATTTTGTAATAAAAAAATAAGAAATATTATAATACATTTTTTATTTGCACTTTTTATTGTTTTTATGATGAAAAAAAAAGTGCTATTGAATTTATTTTTACAGTTTTTATATTTGATAACTATTTTTTTATTAGAAAAAAAAAGATTGATTAGTCTAATCAAATAAAAATAAGATTTTGTGTACAAAAATATGTAGATACACTTTGATCGCTAACATAAAAGAATCTATTTCTATTAAATTCTTGGAAAGAAAGTTAATTTCAACGGGTATTCTTATTAAAATTCCTAAAAATACTAGGTATTCTTTTTCTTTGATTAAAAAATTTATAGAATCTATTTGTATAATTCATCTCACAAAAAACATAAATAATAAAAAATATTCATTATATAATGAAATTCAAATAATTGTCATCAACATTTTTTTTAAAAATATGATAATTGAACCTAATGATAAATTAGTAATATTCGATATTATCGAAGGTGTTAAAATAAAATGGGAAAAATGTTCTATTCTAAGTAGAAGTATAAGAGGAAGTAATAGTTTTGGAAGTACTGGAATATAAAAAAAAACAAATGATATGAAAATTATAATACCAATGGCTGGAAAAGGGACACGTCTTCTTCCTCATACTTTAAATACTCCTAAACCACTGATATATGTTGCTGGAAAAACAATTTTAAGAAGATTAATGGAAAGTTTATCCAAACTTATTCAAGTTTTTTCTATACAAGAAATTGTTTTTATTATAGGAAGTTTCGGGGAGAAAGTAGAAAAACAATTAATTCAATTATCTCATGATATGAGTGTAAATCCAATTATATATTATCAAATCATTCCCCTTGGAACTGCTGATGCTTTGTTAAAAGCTAAAAAATCTTTAACAGGAGAACCTGTTATCGTTGCTTTTTCTGATTCTTTATTTTACCATAATTCTTTTGATAAAGAAATCACTCATGATAATATTATATGGACAAAAAAAGTTAAAAATCCTCATTTATTTGGTATCGTAAAATGTGATTCTTTAGGGAGAATCACTCATTTTATAGAAAAACCAAAGAATCATGTATCTAATCTTGCAATTGTAGGATTTTATTATTTTAATAATAGTTTGCTTTTAAAGGAAGAATTGCAGTTTCTATTTAATCATAATATTAAAAATGAACAAGAATATCAACTAACGTCTGTTTTGGAAAATATGAGAAAAAAAGGCGAGAAATTTATTAGCAAACAAGTTGAAGAGTGGATGGATTTTGGGGATCAAAAAAAAACTATTTCTTCAAATTCCAAACTACTATCTATGGAGTCCAAAAATTCAGAATTAATTCATAAAAAAGTTATTATAAAAAATAGTTTAATTATAAAACCTTGTTCAATAGGAAAAAGTACAAGTATTGAAAATAGTATTATAGGCCCTTATGTTTCAATAGGAAAATATTCAAAAAT is from Blattabacterium cuenoti and encodes:
- a CDS encoding lipopolysaccharide biosynthesis protein, coding for MYKKLTIQTIIYSIGFIFPRIVNYAFLKFFTLCFKREEFSLYTDMYALSFMIIGFLSFGLENTYFRFLYKKNYNQEIVFSTGVIIQFLISSLFLIISINIVKYLSAIAGYDNHPEYFLMFFLIIFFDTICILPMAWFRANDKPLQYSTINVTNILIQSFVIIYLFSCSDKIYQKTFFFFIFKWVDSFTDKIGYIFFANMISSLMNLFLILPIILKKVTIKKFSKILAVNMLSYGIPVMLGTVSFSINENLDKILIKRWVSDEINGSYSACYKIATFMSIYIRIFRLGIEPFFFKKSKDSDAIYYYEEITYIFVLFGLIFYVLICGNINIFMKFLIDKKYHTAISIIPIIMMGNIFLGIYTNLSIFYKIIDKPIIGTYISLIGVLITFLFNIIFIIIYNSFMIPAWGTLISYGSMLVILYIWGKKQFFKFCNKKIRNIIIHFLFALFIVFMMKKKVLLNLFLQFLYLITIFLLEKKRLISLIK
- a CDS encoding dCTP deaminase/dUTPase family protein, which codes for MIANIKESISIKFLERKLISTGILIKIPKNTRYSFSLIKKFIESICIIHLTKNINNKKYSLYNEIQIIVINIFFKNMIIEPNDKLVIFDIIEGVKIKWEKCSILSRSIRGSNSFGSTGI
- a CDS encoding sugar phosphate nucleotidyltransferase; this translates as MKIIIPMAGKGTRLLPHTLNTPKPLIYVAGKTILRRLMESLSKLIQVFSIQEIVFIIGSFGEKVEKQLIQLSHDMSVNPIIYYQIIPLGTADALLKAKKSLTGEPVIVAFSDSLFYHNSFDKEITHDNIIWTKKVKNPHLFGIVKCDSLGRITHFIEKPKNHVSNLAIVGFYYFNNSLLLKEELQFLFNHNIKNEQEYQLTSVLENMRKKGEKFISKQVEEWMDFGDQKKTISSNSKLLSMESKNSELIHKKVIIKNSLIIKPCSIGKSTSIENSIIGPYVSIGKYSKIKNSNIKKSLIQNYTIVQYANLKYSIIGNHSIYTGEKTKKVSLSDYSIFK